Proteins encoded in a region of the Poecilia reticulata strain Guanapo linkage group LG14, Guppy_female_1.0+MT, whole genome shotgun sequence genome:
- the LOC103475389 gene encoding ras-related protein Rab-39B-like yields the protein METIWLYQFRLIVIGDSTVGKSCLIRRFTEGRFAQVSDPTVGVDFFSRLVEIEPGKRIKLQIWDTAGQERFRSITRAYYRNSVGGLLLFDITNRRSFQNVHNWLEEARSHVQPHSIVFLLVGHKCDLEAQRQVTQHEAEKLAGAYGMRYVETSARDAINVEKAFVDLTREIFELVRSGDIQIQDGWEGVKSGFVPNMVHSSEEVTKGSRQCFC from the exons ATGGAGACAATATGGCTTTACCAGTTCCGTCTGATCGTCATCGGAGACTCCACAGTGGGCAAGTCATGTCTGATCCGGAGGTTCACAGAGGGCCGCTTYGCCCAGGTGTCAGACCCCACTGTGGGCGTGGACTTCTTCTCTCGCCTGGTGGAGATCGAGCCGGGAAAAAGGATCAAACTTCAGATCTGGGACACTGCAGGACAAGAGAGGTTCAG GTCCATTACCAGAGCCTACTACCGTAACTCAGTGGGCGGCCTTTTGCTCTTTGACATCACGAACCGCCGCTCCTTCCAGAACGTCCATAACTGGCTGGAGGAGGCGCGAAGTCACGTCCAGCCGCACAGCATCGTCTTCCTGCTCGTCGGCCACAAGTGTGACCTGGAGGCCCAGCGGCAGGTGACCCAGCATGAGGCGGAGAAGCTGGCAGGGGCCTATGGGATGCGTTATGTGGAGACTTCGGCACGGGATGCTATTAATGTGGAGAAG gcgTTTGTAGATCTGACAAGGGAAATCTTTGAGCTGGTCCGAAGTGGGGACATCCAGATCCAAGATGGCTGGGAAGGAGTAAAAAGCGGATTTGTTCCCAACATGGTCCATTCCTCCGAAGAAGTCACCAAAGGGAGTCGGCAGTGTTTCTGCTGA
- the rab38c gene encoding ras-related protein Rab-38 isoform X1 produces MHSGMLQELLFKVLVVGDLGVGKTSVIKRYVHQIFSQHYRTTIGVDFALKVLQWDSDTVIRLQLWDIAGQERYGNMTRVYYREAVGALVVFDVTRTSTFEAVLKWKDDLDSKVTLNHGRPVPAVLLANKSDQISCQLPKLDFFCRENGFVGWFETSAKENRNIDEAARCLVEHIMNNEESSVSEREPSSFLLSGYASAARSPENCSSCLK; encoded by the exons ATGCATTCAG GCATGCTGCAGGAGCTTCTTTTCAAAGTCCTGGTTGTCGGGGATCTTGGTGTCGGGAAAACTTCTGTCATCAAGCGGTACGTTCATCAGATCTTCTCCCAGCACTACAGAACCACCATCGGGGTTGACTTCGCGCTGAAAGTTCTGCAGTGGGACAGTGACACTGTGATCCGGCTGCAGCTGTGGGACATTGCAG GACAGGAGCGGTACGGGAACATGACCCGTGTCTACTACAGGGAGGCGGTGGGAGCACTGGTGGTGTTTGATGTGACCAGGACCTCCACGTTTGAGGCTGTGCTGAAGTGGAAGGACGACCTGGACTCTAAG GTGACCCTGAACCATGGGAGACCAGTTCCTGCTGTTCTGCTTGCCAACAAGTCAGACCAAATATCGTGTCAGCTGCCCAAACTGGACTTCTTCTGCAGGGAGAACGGGTTTGTGGGCTGGTTTGAGACTTCTGCAAAG gaaaacagaaacatcgaCGAGGCAGCGCGCTGTTTGGTGGAGCACATCATGAACAACGAGGAGAGCTCAGTGTCAGAGCGAGAGCCGTCCTCCTTCCTCCTGTCGGGATACGCCAGCGCCGCCAGGAGTCCTGAAAACTGTTCTTCGTGTTTAAAATAA
- the rab38c gene encoding ras-related protein Rab-38 isoform X2 has protein sequence MTLLSPTSSFSTSYCVFIYFPPFFLSFLPSCRHAAGASFQSPGCRGSWCRENFCHQAERYGNMTRVYYREAVGALVVFDVTRTSTFEAVLKWKDDLDSKVTLNHGRPVPAVLLANKSDQISCQLPKLDFFCRENGFVGWFETSAKENRNIDEAARCLVEHIMNNEESSVSEREPSSFLLSGYASAARSPENCSSCLK, from the exons ATGACTTTGTTGTCACCAACATCAAGTTTTTCAACATcttattgtgtgtttatttatttcccccccttttttttgtcgtttttgcCGAGCTGCAGGCATGCTGCAGGAGCTTCTTTTCAAAGTCCTGGTTGTCGGGGATCTTGGTGTCGGGAAAACTTCTGTCATCAAGCG GAGCGGTACGGGAACATGACCCGTGTCTACTACAGGGAGGCGGTGGGAGCACTGGTGGTGTTTGATGTGACCAGGACCTCCACGTTTGAGGCTGTGCTGAAGTGGAAGGACGACCTGGACTCTAAG GTGACCCTGAACCATGGGAGACCAGTTCCTGCTGTTCTGCTTGCCAACAAGTCAGACCAAATATCGTGTCAGCTGCCCAAACTGGACTTCTTCTGCAGGGAGAACGGGTTTGTGGGCTGGTTTGAGACTTCTGCAAAG gaaaacagaaacatcgaCGAGGCAGCGCGCTGTTTGGTGGAGCACATCATGAACAACGAGGAGAGCTCAGTGTCAGAGCGAGAGCCGTCCTCCTTCCTCCTGTCGGGATACGCCAGCGCCGCCAGGAGTCCTGAAAACTGTTCTTCGTGTTTAAAATAA